A region of Allocoleopsis franciscana PCC 7113 DNA encodes the following proteins:
- a CDS encoding DUF2259 domain-containing protein — protein MKRLSLASLSFVAIAFLVSSEGLASALRASRRMSGFSPDSRYYLYLESFSNTVTEVPTAQIQMVDLETNSCVRNGCLKTEYDLSASNLTTKAAGDDILKRTAQLRYDLELTLLKVGIRLPMIARQPNPDGSETYKFLIKDPKEPLQITLEQKYIPAVEAGGTFGTERASMRLVVNYNYRQLTIGDLSNYREAVQKYAIREVRLSPNRRNAVVLIDMTQPTYQGVVQTTFVQSFPIEKLRAG, from the coding sequence ATGAAACGTTTGTCCTTGGCTTCACTCTCGTTTGTCGCGATCGCCTTTCTGGTTAGTTCAGAGGGATTAGCCAGCGCTTTGAGAGCCTCTAGACGAATGTCTGGCTTCTCTCCAGATAGCCGTTACTATCTTTATCTGGAAAGCTTTAGCAACACTGTAACAGAAGTGCCAACGGCACAAATTCAAATGGTCGATTTGGAAACCAACTCCTGCGTGAGGAATGGTTGCCTGAAAACGGAGTATGATCTGTCTGCCTCAAATTTAACCACAAAAGCGGCTGGAGATGACATCCTCAAACGAACTGCACAGCTTAGGTATGATTTGGAGCTGACTCTACTGAAAGTCGGAATCAGACTACCCATGATTGCTCGTCAACCCAATCCCGATGGCAGCGAGACGTATAAATTTCTGATTAAAGACCCAAAAGAGCCATTGCAGATTACGTTAGAGCAAAAGTATATTCCTGCCGTTGAGGCTGGAGGCACCTTTGGTACAGAGCGGGCTTCCATGCGACTGGTGGTTAATTACAATTATCGTCAACTCACCATTGGAGACTTAAGCAATTACCGCGAAGCCGTGCAGAAATATGCGATTAGAGAAGTACGTTTATCGCCCAATCGCCGTAACGCTGTGGTTTTGATTGACATGACGCAACCGACTTATCAGGGAGT
- a CDS encoding DUF6816 family protein — protein MVAIIRRFLGLCLTLILLLWSGEARAGQLADRLAQFPNWENKPPVTTPQEDLIYPDWMQGTWNVTSTLVEQVAPLAPDIVTPGFESNRRYLNQPVNFRVRFQAVTAQASVIATRFPRFTVQSSGKSQLSRPEETPKVVADRAFNGLNIAKAYLGDARIQSVKVDPNSPNRQITFLKTGLQLISMVTGRASETPALDQFISTEVSNQFFRGTPQPYFNQVETTTAYQLKPSPNLVVEADQITAIYLSPQDVNYFKALEQPVALYRYRLELKPVEQSTGLPNNLPTFNSCDP, from the coding sequence GTGGTAGCTATTATCAGAAGATTTTTAGGATTATGCCTGACTCTCATCTTACTGCTCTGGAGTGGTGAAGCACGAGCCGGTCAGTTAGCTGACCGTTTGGCGCAGTTTCCGAATTGGGAGAATAAACCTCCCGTTACTACACCCCAGGAAGATTTGATTTATCCTGATTGGATGCAAGGTACCTGGAACGTGACGAGTACCTTAGTTGAGCAGGTTGCCCCCCTAGCACCCGATATCGTAACTCCAGGGTTTGAAAGCAATCGCCGCTATCTTAATCAGCCAGTCAATTTTCGGGTACGGTTTCAAGCCGTTACGGCTCAAGCCTCTGTCATCGCCACTCGCTTTCCTCGCTTCACGGTGCAAAGTTCAGGAAAATCTCAGTTATCCCGCCCTGAAGAAACTCCTAAAGTAGTCGCAGACCGAGCATTTAATGGATTGAATATTGCTAAAGCTTATTTAGGCGACGCCAGAATTCAATCGGTAAAAGTCGATCCCAATTCTCCCAATCGCCAAATTACATTTCTGAAAACAGGCTTGCAACTGATTTCGATGGTTACGGGTCGAGCCTCTGAAACTCCTGCCCTCGATCAGTTTATTAGTACTGAAGTTTCCAACCAATTCTTTCGGGGAACACCTCAACCTTATTTCAATCAGGTGGAAACGACAACCGCCTATCAGCTCAAGCCGTCGCCTAATTTAGTGGTTGAGGCTGACCAAATCACTGCCATTTATCTCTCTCCCCAAGATGTCAATTATTTCAAAGCTTTAGAGCAACCGGTGGCTCTCTACCGCTATCGATTAGAGCTTAAACCCGTAGAACAATCAACCGGTTTGCCGAACAACTTGCCGACGTTCAACTCTTGTGATCCGTAA
- a CDS encoding ChuX/HutX family heme-like substrate-binding protein: MTTTLKEFLEACETLGTLRLIVTSSAAVLEVKTTIEKIFYADLPKGKYANMHKETLEFHLNMDAIKQVKFETGEAKRGNFTTYAIRFLDEKQEPALSAFLQWGKPGEYEPGQVEAWQSLREKYGEFWQPAPLTEE; the protein is encoded by the coding sequence ATGACAACTACTCTGAAAGAATTTTTAGAAGCTTGTGAAACCCTCGGAACATTACGTCTCATTGTTACCAGTAGTGCAGCCGTGTTAGAGGTCAAGACGACCATTGAAAAGATATTTTATGCCGATTTACCCAAGGGAAAGTATGCCAATATGCATAAAGAAACCTTGGAGTTTCACCTGAATATGGATGCAATTAAACAGGTCAAATTTGAAACAGGTGAAGCCAAACGCGGCAATTTCACGACCTATGCAATTCGCTTTTTGGATGAAAAACAAGAACCCGCGCTCAGTGCATTTTTGCAATGGGGTAAGCCTGGAGAATACGAACCGGGACAGGTAGAAGCATGGCAATCTTTGCGAGAGAAATACGGAGAATTTTGGCAACCCGCACCCTTAACAGAAGAGTAA
- a CDS encoding PhoH family protein gives MSEVQKTIQLPSNESAIALAGEREENLKTLSRLTGTNLVLRGQELLISGTQKQVERVSSLMRSLKSFWNEGKAVTEVDIQTALQALDTNRSDELQDLQQDILARTRKGDIVRAKTFGQRKYIKSVLTHDLTFCVGPAGTGKTYLAVVLAAQALLANQYERLILTRPAVEAGEKLGFLPGDLQQKINPYLRPLYDALYELIDPEKVPSLMERGVIEVAPLAYMRGRTLSNAFVIVDEAQNTTPAQMKMVLTRLGFRSRMVVTGDITQTDLPSNQQSGLAVAQKILHSIEGIAFCKLTTKDVVRNPLVQRIVAAYEQHEQ, from the coding sequence ATGAGTGAAGTACAAAAGACTATTCAGCTACCAAGTAACGAAAGCGCGATCGCACTAGCTGGTGAGCGGGAAGAAAACCTGAAAACGCTCTCGCGGCTAACTGGAACGAATCTGGTGCTGCGAGGGCAAGAACTTTTAATTTCTGGAACCCAAAAACAAGTTGAACGGGTTTCCTCCTTGATGCGATCGCTAAAATCCTTCTGGAATGAGGGTAAAGCCGTCACGGAGGTGGATATCCAAACCGCCCTTCAGGCTTTAGATACTAATCGCTCAGATGAGTTACAGGATTTACAGCAAGATATTCTTGCCCGTACCCGCAAAGGCGATATTGTCCGTGCTAAAACCTTTGGGCAACGAAAGTACATCAAATCCGTATTAACCCACGACTTGACCTTTTGTGTTGGACCGGCTGGCACAGGGAAGACTTATCTTGCTGTTGTTCTCGCGGCTCAAGCCCTCCTTGCTAATCAGTACGAGCGCTTAATTTTAACCCGACCGGCTGTAGAAGCAGGAGAAAAGTTGGGTTTCTTACCCGGAGATTTGCAGCAAAAGATTAATCCTTATCTGCGACCCCTTTACGACGCACTCTATGAGTTAATTGATCCAGAAAAGGTTCCGAGTTTGATGGAACGAGGTGTAATTGAAGTTGCCCCCCTAGCCTATATGCGAGGACGAACCCTCAGCAATGCCTTTGTGATTGTTGATGAGGCACAAAATACAACGCCGGCTCAAATGAAAATGGTGCTGACACGCCTCGGTTTTCGCTCTCGTATGGTGGTGACAGGTGACATTACTCAGACGGATTTACCATCAAATCAACAGTCTGGATTGGCTGTGGCTCAAAAAATCCTTCATTCCATTGAAGGCATCGCCTTTTGCAAACTGACGACTAAAGATGTTGTCCGGAATCCTCTCGTTCAGCGCATCGTCGCCGCTTACGAACAGCATGAGCAATAG
- a CDS encoding KH domain-containing protein, which translates to MFSNKSTPETPPASSQNASPDYIGLVRFLIEPFLESPTSLKVDCEKSNANERVWIRLAFDGSEKGRVFGRGGRNIQAIRTVIQSAAQAAGQFVHLDIYEGPNEGSRRESSSSSKPAAKRGTPRRPPTSKPAPRSRS; encoded by the coding sequence ATGTTCTCGAACAAGTCCACGCCTGAAACACCGCCCGCCTCCTCTCAAAATGCTAGCCCGGACTATATCGGTCTTGTGCGATTTTTGATCGAGCCGTTTTTAGAGTCACCGACTTCGCTAAAGGTAGACTGCGAGAAATCCAATGCCAATGAGCGGGTATGGATTCGGTTGGCGTTCGACGGGTCGGAGAAGGGACGCGTGTTTGGTCGAGGAGGACGCAACATTCAAGCGATTCGGACGGTCATTCAATCAGCCGCTCAGGCGGCTGGTCAATTTGTCCATCTGGATATTTATGAAGGCCCGAATGAAGGTTCCCGGCGAGAAAGTTCCTCAAGTAGTAAACCGGCTGCCAAAAGAGGTACACCTCGCCGCCCACCAACGTCTAAACCCGCTCCTAGATCTCGCTCTTAA
- the rpsP gene encoding 30S ribosomal protein S16 yields MVKLRLKRYGKKREVSYRIVAIQSNARRDGRPLEELGFYNPRTDETRLKVPEIVQWLQNGAQPTDTVRDILRKANVLEQVHA; encoded by the coding sequence ATGGTCAAACTGAGATTAAAACGATACGGCAAAAAGCGTGAGGTCAGCTACCGAATTGTCGCAATTCAAAGTAATGCACGTCGCGATGGACGCCCCTTAGAAGAATTGGGCTTCTACAATCCCAGAACAGATGAAACACGGCTCAAAGTTCCAGAGATTGTTCAATGGCTCCAAAATGGTGCTCAGCCCACTGATACAGTGCGTGATATTCTGAGGAAAGCCAATGTTCTCGAACAAGTCCACGCCTGA
- the ffh gene encoding signal recognition particle protein, producing the protein MFDALAERLEDAWKKLRGQDKISQSNIQEALKEVRRALLSADVNLQVVKDFVADVETKAQGAEVLSGVRPDQQFIKIVYDELVQVMGETNIPLAQVDTAPTIVLMAGLQGTGKTTATAKLALHLQKQNRTCLLVATDVYRPAAIDQLVTLGQQINVPVFELGADADPVEIARQGVARAKETGVDTVIIDTAGRLQIDQDMMGELARIKQTVQPHETLLVVDSMTGQEAANLTRTFHDQIGITGAILTKLDGDTRGGAALSVRRVSGQPIKFVGVGEKVEALQPFYPDRMASRILGMGDVLTLVEKAQEEIDLADAEKMQEKMLTAKFDFSDFLKQMRLLKNMGSLGGLMKMIPGMGKLSADQLQQGETKLKQSEALINSMTAEERRNPDLLASSPSRRRRIARGAGYTERDVTNLVSEFTKMRNLMQQMSRGQMPGMAGMGGMFGGMGGNPPSQPGWRGYSGGASSKKKKKEKKKKGFGQL; encoded by the coding sequence ATGTTTGATGCCCTAGCCGAACGCTTAGAAGACGCCTGGAAGAAATTACGGGGCCAGGACAAAATTTCTCAGTCCAATATCCAAGAGGCGCTCAAAGAAGTCCGTCGCGCTCTGTTATCGGCAGATGTTAACCTGCAAGTCGTTAAAGATTTCGTTGCAGATGTAGAAACCAAGGCACAAGGAGCCGAGGTACTTTCGGGTGTTCGTCCCGATCAGCAGTTCATCAAAATCGTTTACGACGAACTGGTACAGGTGATGGGGGAAACCAATATTCCCTTAGCCCAAGTCGATACAGCACCGACAATTGTGCTGATGGCAGGGTTACAGGGAACCGGAAAAACCACCGCCACCGCCAAGCTGGCGTTACATCTGCAAAAGCAAAACCGCACCTGTCTGTTGGTTGCCACAGACGTTTATCGACCTGCCGCCATTGACCAGTTAGTTACCCTAGGACAACAAATTAATGTCCCAGTCTTTGAACTGGGTGCGGATGCTGACCCGGTTGAGATTGCGCGTCAAGGCGTAGCGCGGGCGAAGGAAACGGGTGTTGATACCGTGATTATCGATACGGCGGGACGCTTGCAAATCGACCAAGACATGATGGGGGAACTCGCCCGGATTAAGCAAACCGTCCAACCCCACGAAACCCTCTTAGTGGTGGACTCGATGACGGGTCAAGAGGCGGCAAACCTCACCCGTACCTTCCACGACCAAATCGGGATTACGGGAGCCATCCTCACTAAACTAGATGGTGACACACGCGGTGGTGCGGCCCTTTCAGTACGCCGGGTTTCGGGTCAGCCGATTAAATTTGTCGGGGTTGGGGAAAAGGTAGAAGCGCTGCAACCCTTTTATCCTGACCGGATGGCATCCCGCATTCTCGGTATGGGAGATGTCCTGACGCTGGTCGAAAAAGCCCAAGAGGAAATCGACCTCGCGGACGCCGAGAAGATGCAGGAGAAAATGCTGACGGCAAAGTTTGACTTCAGCGATTTCTTAAAGCAAATGCGCCTATTAAAGAATATGGGTTCTTTGGGCGGCTTGATGAAGATGATTCCAGGGATGGGCAAGCTGAGTGCGGATCAACTGCAACAAGGAGAAACAAAACTCAAGCAATCGGAAGCGCTGATTAACTCCATGACCGCTGAAGAGCGCCGCAATCCCGATTTGTTAGCGAGTTCTCCATCACGCCGACGCCGGATTGCACGGGGTGCTGGCTATACCGAGAGAGATGTTACCAATTTGGTGAGTGAATTTACTAAAATGAGAAATCTCATGCAGCAAATGAGCCGGGGTCAAATGCCAGGAATGGCAGGCATGGGTGGCATGTTTGGCGGCATGGGCGGAAATCCCCCCTCCCAACCCGGTTGGCGCGGTTACTCTGGAGGTGCTTCTTCCAAGAAAAAGAAAAAGGAGAAGAAGAAAAAGGGATTTGGTCAGCTCTGA
- a CDS encoding ABC transporter permease, with product MSYILKNPGMMFGLILEHLQMTGIAVLIAIAIALPLALLVTHYHWLSVPVLGFLGTLYTIPSLALIILLVPIFGLNRQSVVIAMIIYTQVILVRHFSVGLQAIEPTMLEAARGMGMNVWQRWWQVQVPLILPICLAGVRLATIVAVAIATIGAKFGAGGLGVLLFDGIAQSRDDKILAGAIVVALLAFVLNGILLGLESSSSPLRKIRQVSPPRAV from the coding sequence ATGAGCTATATCCTAAAAAATCCTGGGATGATGTTTGGGTTAATCCTAGAACATCTCCAGATGACTGGCATCGCCGTACTTATTGCGATCGCGATCGCTCTCCCTTTAGCCTTACTGGTGACTCACTACCACTGGCTGAGTGTCCCCGTGTTGGGATTTCTCGGAACGCTCTACACCATACCGAGTTTGGCGCTGATTATCCTGCTAGTCCCGATTTTTGGACTCAATCGTCAGTCAGTGGTGATTGCCATGATTATCTATACCCAAGTGATTTTAGTACGCCATTTCTCGGTAGGACTGCAAGCGATCGAGCCTACGATGCTGGAAGCTGCTAGGGGTATGGGAATGAATGTATGGCAACGCTGGTGGCAGGTACAAGTGCCGTTGATTTTACCGATTTGTTTAGCCGGTGTGCGTTTGGCGACCATTGTGGCTGTGGCGATCGCAACTATCGGTGCAAAGTTCGGTGCTGGGGGATTGGGAGTACTACTATTTGATGGCATTGCCCAAAGTCGCGACGATAAAATTTTGGCTGGGGCGATTGTCGTAGCACTCTTAGCCTTTGTACTCAATGGAATTCTGCTGGGATTAGAGTCGAGCTCTAGTCCGCTACGGAAAATCCGGCAAGTTTCTCCTCCCCGTGCCGTGTAG